A genome region from Etheostoma cragini isolate CJK2018 chromosome 4, CSU_Ecrag_1.0, whole genome shotgun sequence includes the following:
- the srpk1b gene encoding SRSF protein kinase 1b isoform X2 produces the protein MERKVLAMQARKKRTRPRKPGKKPEPHSRGGGSQPGQADSPLPEQDEEILGSDDDEQEDPNDYCRGGYHHVKIGDLFNGRYHVIRKLGWGHFSTVWLAWDIQEKRFVAMKVVKSAEHYTETALDEIKLLKSVRNTDPSDPCREKVVQLLDDFKISGINGTHVCMVFEVLGYHLLKWIIKSNYQGLPLPCVKSIIRQVLQGLDYLHTKCKIIHTDIKPENILLTVNEPYIKKMAAEATQWQKTGAAPPSGSAVSTAPVPKPMAKMSKNKKKKMKKKQKKQAEMLEKRILEMEGGGAEGEEEEEEEDEEATTETTTETTEDTTSTATLSMSATLQDIANHTITDSTPDEQPQQIPEVNERRENAAEEENGMEVNCNGHASTPERGTYLEAQGTKQTTEEQEDRQNANQPESNTETQDSTSNKEEQQTCNGSLGDTALLPLPASLSPDSVTVELKEGDDEEEKEKKKDKMDSQGESKRGDEEVDVQDGASGSMLVNPLDPLNADKLQVKIADLGNACWVNKHFTDDIQTRQYRSLEVLTGAGYSTPADIWSTACMAFELATGDYLFEPHSGEDYSRDEDHIALIIELLGKVPRKLILAGKYSKEFFTKKGDLRHITRLKPWGLYDVLVEKYEWSKDEAQTFSTFLLPMLDLVTERRATAAQCLSHPWLTS, from the exons ACCAGAGCCTCACAGTCGTGGAGGCGGTTCTCAGCCGGGCCAAGCAGACTCTCCACTCCCAGAGCAGGACGAGGAGATCCTGGGCTCTGATGACGATGAGCAGGAGGACCCCAACGACTACTGCAGGG GTGGATATCACCATGTGAAGATTGGAGATCTGTTCAACGGGAGATACCATGTGATCCGTAAGCTTGGCTGGGGGCATTTCTCCACTGTGTGGCTGGCCTGGGACATCCA ggAGAAGCGGTTTGTGGCCATGAAGGTTGTAAAAAGTGCTGAACATTACACAGAGACAGCTTTGGATGAGATCAAGCTACTCAAATCT GTGAGAAACACAGATCCCAGTGACCCCTGCAGAGAGAAAGTGGTGCAGCTTCTAGACGACTTCAAAATTTCTGGCATAAATGGCACTC ATGTGTGCATGGTATTTGAGGTGCTGGGTTATCACCTTCTGAAGTGGATCATCAAGTCGAATTACCAAGGCTTGCCTCTGCCCTGTGTTAAAAGCATCATACGACAG GTTTTGCAGGGTTTAGACTACCTTCATACCAAGTGTAAGATCATTCACACAGACATCAAACCGGAGAACATTTTGCTGACCGTCAACGAGCCCTACATCAAGAAAATGGCTGCTGAAGCTACGCAGTGGCAGAAGACTGGAGCTGCACCTCCCTCGGGTTCTGCAG TGAGTACAGCCCCAGTACCCAAACCA ATggccaaaatgtcaaagaacaaaaagaagaagatgaagaaaaagcagaagaagCAGGCAGAGATGCTGGAGAAGAGGATCctggagatggagggaggaggagctgaaggagaagaggaggaggaggaggaggatgaggaggcgACAACAGAGACGACAACAGAGACCACCGAAGATACAACTTCCACAGCCACCCTCTCTATGTCTGCCACGCTGCAAGACATTGCTAACCATACTATCACAG ACTCGACTCCTGATGAGCAACCCCAGCAGATACCAGAGGTAAATGAGCGGAGAGAGAATGCGGCCGAGGAGGAGAATGGGATGGAGGTGAACTGCAACGGCCACGCTTCCACACCGGAGAGGGGGACCTATCTCGAGGCACAAGGGACCAAGCAGAcaacagaggagcaggaggaccGACAGAACGCAAACCAGCCAGAGAGTAACACTGAAACCCAGGACTCAACAAGTAACAAAGAAGAGCAACAGACCTGTAACGGTTCACTCGGGGACACGGCCCTGCTGCCGCTCCCAGCCTCTCTCAGCCCAGACTCTGTCACCGTGGAGCTGAAGGAGGGAGACgacgaggaggagaaggagaagaagaaggataaGATGGACTCTCAGGGGGAGTCCAAAAGAGGGGATGAAGAAGTAGACGTCCAGGATG GAGCGTCAGGCAGTATGTTAGTGAACCCCTTGGACCCTCTTAACGCTGACAAGCTGCAGGTTAAAATTGCTGACCTTGGCAACGCCTGCTGGGTG AACAAACATTTCACAGATGACATCCAGACGCGGCAGTATCGTTCTCTGGAGGTGCTGACAGGAGCCGGCTACAGTACACCAGCAGACATCTGGAGCACAGCCTGCATG GCCTTTGAGCTCGCTACTGGAGATTATCTGTTTGAACCCCACTCTGGAGAAGACTACTCCAGAGATGAAG ATCACATAGCGCTGATCATTGAGCTGCTTGGTAAAGTTCCTCGGAAGCTGATCTTGGCAGGCAAATACTCCAAGGAGTTCTTCACCAAGAAAG GTGACCTGCGTCACATCACCAGGCTGAAGCCGTGGGGTTTATATGACGTGTTGGTAGAAAAGTACGAGTGGTCCAAAGACGAGGCACAAACCTTCAGCACGTTCCTGCTGCCCATGCTGGACCTTGTGACTGAAAGGAGGGCCACCGCGGCCCAGTGCCTCTCCCATCCATGGCTCACATCCTAG
- the srpk1b gene encoding SRSF protein kinase 1b isoform X3: protein MGIRASCRPEPHSRGGGSQPGQADSPLPEQDEEILGSDDDEQEDPNDYCRGGYHHVKIGDLFNGRYHVIRKLGWGHFSTVWLAWDIQEKRFVAMKVVKSAEHYTETALDEIKLLKSVRNTDPSDPCREKVVQLLDDFKISGINGTHVCMVFEVLGYHLLKWIIKSNYQGLPLPCVKSIIRQVLQGLDYLHTKCKIIHTDIKPENILLTVNEPYIKKMAAEATQWQKTGAAPPSGSAVSTAPVPKPMAKMSKNKKKKMKKKQKKQAEMLEKRILEMEGGGAEGEEEEEEEDEEATTETTTETTEDTTSTATLSMSATLQDIANHTITDSTPDEQPQQIPEVNERRENAAEEENGMEVNCNGHASTPERGTYLEAQGTKQTTEEQEDRQNANQPESNTETQDSTSNKEEQQTCNGSLGDTALLPLPASLSPDSVTVELKEGDDEEEKEKKKDKMDSQGESKRGDEEVDVQDGASGSMLVNPLDPLNADKLQVKIADLGNACWVNKHFTDDIQTRQYRSLEVLTGAGYSTPADIWSTACMAFELATGDYLFEPHSGEDYSRDEDHIALIIELLGKVPRKLILAGKYSKEFFTKKGDLRHITRLKPWGLYDVLVEKYEWSKDEAQTFSTFLLPMLDLVTERRATAAQCLSHPWLTS from the exons ACCAGAGCCTCACAGTCGTGGAGGCGGTTCTCAGCCGGGCCAAGCAGACTCTCCACTCCCAGAGCAGGACGAGGAGATCCTGGGCTCTGATGACGATGAGCAGGAGGACCCCAACGACTACTGCAGGG GTGGATATCACCATGTGAAGATTGGAGATCTGTTCAACGGGAGATACCATGTGATCCGTAAGCTTGGCTGGGGGCATTTCTCCACTGTGTGGCTGGCCTGGGACATCCA ggAGAAGCGGTTTGTGGCCATGAAGGTTGTAAAAAGTGCTGAACATTACACAGAGACAGCTTTGGATGAGATCAAGCTACTCAAATCT GTGAGAAACACAGATCCCAGTGACCCCTGCAGAGAGAAAGTGGTGCAGCTTCTAGACGACTTCAAAATTTCTGGCATAAATGGCACTC ATGTGTGCATGGTATTTGAGGTGCTGGGTTATCACCTTCTGAAGTGGATCATCAAGTCGAATTACCAAGGCTTGCCTCTGCCCTGTGTTAAAAGCATCATACGACAG GTTTTGCAGGGTTTAGACTACCTTCATACCAAGTGTAAGATCATTCACACAGACATCAAACCGGAGAACATTTTGCTGACCGTCAACGAGCCCTACATCAAGAAAATGGCTGCTGAAGCTACGCAGTGGCAGAAGACTGGAGCTGCACCTCCCTCGGGTTCTGCAG TGAGTACAGCCCCAGTACCCAAACCA ATggccaaaatgtcaaagaacaaaaagaagaagatgaagaaaaagcagaagaagCAGGCAGAGATGCTGGAGAAGAGGATCctggagatggagggaggaggagctgaaggagaagaggaggaggaggaggaggatgaggaggcgACAACAGAGACGACAACAGAGACCACCGAAGATACAACTTCCACAGCCACCCTCTCTATGTCTGCCACGCTGCAAGACATTGCTAACCATACTATCACAG ACTCGACTCCTGATGAGCAACCCCAGCAGATACCAGAGGTAAATGAGCGGAGAGAGAATGCGGCCGAGGAGGAGAATGGGATGGAGGTGAACTGCAACGGCCACGCTTCCACACCGGAGAGGGGGACCTATCTCGAGGCACAAGGGACCAAGCAGAcaacagaggagcaggaggaccGACAGAACGCAAACCAGCCAGAGAGTAACACTGAAACCCAGGACTCAACAAGTAACAAAGAAGAGCAACAGACCTGTAACGGTTCACTCGGGGACACGGCCCTGCTGCCGCTCCCAGCCTCTCTCAGCCCAGACTCTGTCACCGTGGAGCTGAAGGAGGGAGACgacgaggaggagaaggagaagaagaaggataaGATGGACTCTCAGGGGGAGTCCAAAAGAGGGGATGAAGAAGTAGACGTCCAGGATG GAGCGTCAGGCAGTATGTTAGTGAACCCCTTGGACCCTCTTAACGCTGACAAGCTGCAGGTTAAAATTGCTGACCTTGGCAACGCCTGCTGGGTG AACAAACATTTCACAGATGACATCCAGACGCGGCAGTATCGTTCTCTGGAGGTGCTGACAGGAGCCGGCTACAGTACACCAGCAGACATCTGGAGCACAGCCTGCATG GCCTTTGAGCTCGCTACTGGAGATTATCTGTTTGAACCCCACTCTGGAGAAGACTACTCCAGAGATGAAG ATCACATAGCGCTGATCATTGAGCTGCTTGGTAAAGTTCCTCGGAAGCTGATCTTGGCAGGCAAATACTCCAAGGAGTTCTTCACCAAGAAAG GTGACCTGCGTCACATCACCAGGCTGAAGCCGTGGGGTTTATATGACGTGTTGGTAGAAAAGTACGAGTGGTCCAAAGACGAGGCACAAACCTTCAGCACGTTCCTGCTGCCCATGCTGGACCTTGTGACTGAAAGGAGGGCCACCGCGGCCCAGTGCCTCTCCCATCCATGGCTCACATCCTAG
- the srpk1b gene encoding SRSF protein kinase 1b isoform X1 gives MWLLDWIFSINTAVVKLASGLTCKPEPHSRGGGSQPGQADSPLPEQDEEILGSDDDEQEDPNDYCRGGYHHVKIGDLFNGRYHVIRKLGWGHFSTVWLAWDIQEKRFVAMKVVKSAEHYTETALDEIKLLKSVRNTDPSDPCREKVVQLLDDFKISGINGTHVCMVFEVLGYHLLKWIIKSNYQGLPLPCVKSIIRQVLQGLDYLHTKCKIIHTDIKPENILLTVNEPYIKKMAAEATQWQKTGAAPPSGSAVSTAPVPKPMAKMSKNKKKKMKKKQKKQAEMLEKRILEMEGGGAEGEEEEEEEDEEATTETTTETTEDTTSTATLSMSATLQDIANHTITDSTPDEQPQQIPEVNERRENAAEEENGMEVNCNGHASTPERGTYLEAQGTKQTTEEQEDRQNANQPESNTETQDSTSNKEEQQTCNGSLGDTALLPLPASLSPDSVTVELKEGDDEEEKEKKKDKMDSQGESKRGDEEVDVQDGASGSMLVNPLDPLNADKLQVKIADLGNACWVNKHFTDDIQTRQYRSLEVLTGAGYSTPADIWSTACMAFELATGDYLFEPHSGEDYSRDEDHIALIIELLGKVPRKLILAGKYSKEFFTKKGDLRHITRLKPWGLYDVLVEKYEWSKDEAQTFSTFLLPMLDLVTERRATAAQCLSHPWLTS, from the exons ACCAGAGCCTCACAGTCGTGGAGGCGGTTCTCAGCCGGGCCAAGCAGACTCTCCACTCCCAGAGCAGGACGAGGAGATCCTGGGCTCTGATGACGATGAGCAGGAGGACCCCAACGACTACTGCAGGG GTGGATATCACCATGTGAAGATTGGAGATCTGTTCAACGGGAGATACCATGTGATCCGTAAGCTTGGCTGGGGGCATTTCTCCACTGTGTGGCTGGCCTGGGACATCCA ggAGAAGCGGTTTGTGGCCATGAAGGTTGTAAAAAGTGCTGAACATTACACAGAGACAGCTTTGGATGAGATCAAGCTACTCAAATCT GTGAGAAACACAGATCCCAGTGACCCCTGCAGAGAGAAAGTGGTGCAGCTTCTAGACGACTTCAAAATTTCTGGCATAAATGGCACTC ATGTGTGCATGGTATTTGAGGTGCTGGGTTATCACCTTCTGAAGTGGATCATCAAGTCGAATTACCAAGGCTTGCCTCTGCCCTGTGTTAAAAGCATCATACGACAG GTTTTGCAGGGTTTAGACTACCTTCATACCAAGTGTAAGATCATTCACACAGACATCAAACCGGAGAACATTTTGCTGACCGTCAACGAGCCCTACATCAAGAAAATGGCTGCTGAAGCTACGCAGTGGCAGAAGACTGGAGCTGCACCTCCCTCGGGTTCTGCAG TGAGTACAGCCCCAGTACCCAAACCA ATggccaaaatgtcaaagaacaaaaagaagaagatgaagaaaaagcagaagaagCAGGCAGAGATGCTGGAGAAGAGGATCctggagatggagggaggaggagctgaaggagaagaggaggaggaggaggaggatgaggaggcgACAACAGAGACGACAACAGAGACCACCGAAGATACAACTTCCACAGCCACCCTCTCTATGTCTGCCACGCTGCAAGACATTGCTAACCATACTATCACAG ACTCGACTCCTGATGAGCAACCCCAGCAGATACCAGAGGTAAATGAGCGGAGAGAGAATGCGGCCGAGGAGGAGAATGGGATGGAGGTGAACTGCAACGGCCACGCTTCCACACCGGAGAGGGGGACCTATCTCGAGGCACAAGGGACCAAGCAGAcaacagaggagcaggaggaccGACAGAACGCAAACCAGCCAGAGAGTAACACTGAAACCCAGGACTCAACAAGTAACAAAGAAGAGCAACAGACCTGTAACGGTTCACTCGGGGACACGGCCCTGCTGCCGCTCCCAGCCTCTCTCAGCCCAGACTCTGTCACCGTGGAGCTGAAGGAGGGAGACgacgaggaggagaaggagaagaagaaggataaGATGGACTCTCAGGGGGAGTCCAAAAGAGGGGATGAAGAAGTAGACGTCCAGGATG GAGCGTCAGGCAGTATGTTAGTGAACCCCTTGGACCCTCTTAACGCTGACAAGCTGCAGGTTAAAATTGCTGACCTTGGCAACGCCTGCTGGGTG AACAAACATTTCACAGATGACATCCAGACGCGGCAGTATCGTTCTCTGGAGGTGCTGACAGGAGCCGGCTACAGTACACCAGCAGACATCTGGAGCACAGCCTGCATG GCCTTTGAGCTCGCTACTGGAGATTATCTGTTTGAACCCCACTCTGGAGAAGACTACTCCAGAGATGAAG ATCACATAGCGCTGATCATTGAGCTGCTTGGTAAAGTTCCTCGGAAGCTGATCTTGGCAGGCAAATACTCCAAGGAGTTCTTCACCAAGAAAG GTGACCTGCGTCACATCACCAGGCTGAAGCCGTGGGGTTTATATGACGTGTTGGTAGAAAAGTACGAGTGGTCCAAAGACGAGGCACAAACCTTCAGCACGTTCCTGCTGCCCATGCTGGACCTTGTGACTGAAAGGAGGGCCACCGCGGCCCAGTGCCTCTCCCATCCATGGCTCACATCCTAG